One stretch of Methylopila sp. 73B DNA includes these proteins:
- a CDS encoding calcium-binding protein: MAQPVNDNIENAIVISGDGFTYSGSTAEATAQPGEPTISEVVEGDYSYYPYTDGEGVWFVYTASSDGTVSFNTEGSNFDTVLYAYTSTDGSGSVSSLSALAGDDDDGAGNSSLVTFSVTAGETYYIRVSGFDTYSGDYVFSQGSGPTGVGEASTDLTGTSGDDILGVLGDGAQTMVGGLGDDSYYIDDAGDVVTENGDEGSDTIYTLVDYTLPANVEKIVGLGSTGLILTGNEFDNSLIGGSGGDTLYGLDGDDVLNGRGGVDTMVGGLGDDAYVVNKSSDVVIEAEGEGVDTVYASVGYRLSDNVENLVVRSSDGLFVKGNALDNSMVGGDGADTLASYDGNDRLDGRAGADRMAGGSGDDVYVVDNAGDVVIEGADDGYDAVYTTVDYALANNVERLVGRGSAGLTLTGNALDNAISGGSGDDRLSGGDGADRISGGAGSDILIGGAGNDILIGGDGADTFVFTGLDDSRDTITSFEAGVDSVGIDLAGFGLSSIEAGMFASTADGVATSAETRFVYNETNGRLFFDADGSGSGKAVLIATLRGAPALTADDFSDASLLV; encoded by the coding sequence GTGGCCCAGCCCGTTAACGACAACATCGAAAACGCCATCGTCATCTCAGGCGACGGCTTCACGTATTCAGGGTCGACGGCCGAGGCGACCGCGCAGCCCGGAGAGCCGACAATCTCCGAGGTCGTCGAAGGCGACTACTCCTACTACCCCTACACCGACGGCGAGGGAGTCTGGTTCGTCTATACGGCGTCGAGCGACGGGACAGTCTCGTTCAACACCGAAGGCTCCAACTTCGACACGGTGCTCTACGCCTACACATCTACCGACGGCAGCGGGTCCGTATCGTCGCTGAGCGCGCTGGCTGGGGACGATGACGACGGTGCGGGCAACAGCTCGCTCGTAACCTTCTCCGTCACGGCGGGCGAGACCTATTACATCCGCGTCTCCGGTTTCGATACGTACTCCGGAGATTACGTCTTTTCCCAAGGATCGGGCCCGACCGGCGTGGGCGAGGCATCGACCGACCTCACCGGCACGTCGGGCGACGACATCCTCGGCGTGCTGGGAGACGGCGCGCAGACCATGGTCGGCGGCCTCGGCGACGACAGCTATTACATCGACGACGCGGGCGACGTGGTGACGGAGAACGGCGACGAGGGCTCCGACACGATCTACACGCTGGTGGACTACACGCTGCCGGCGAACGTCGAGAAAATCGTCGGCCTCGGCTCGACCGGGCTCATCCTCACCGGCAACGAGTTCGACAACAGCCTGATCGGCGGCTCGGGCGGCGACACGCTGTACGGTCTCGACGGCGACGACGTCTTGAACGGCCGCGGCGGCGTCGACACCATGGTCGGCGGGCTGGGCGACGACGCCTACGTCGTCAACAAGTCGTCGGACGTCGTGATCGAGGCCGAGGGCGAGGGCGTCGACACCGTCTACGCCTCGGTCGGCTACCGCCTCTCGGACAACGTTGAAAACCTCGTCGTCCGCAGCTCCGACGGCCTGTTCGTCAAGGGCAACGCGCTCGACAACAGCATGGTCGGAGGCGACGGCGCCGACACTCTGGCGAGCTACGACGGCAATGACCGTCTGGACGGCCGCGCAGGGGCCGACCGCATGGCCGGCGGTTCGGGCGACGACGTCTACGTCGTCGACAACGCCGGCGACGTCGTGATCGAAGGCGCCGACGACGGCTACGACGCCGTTTACACCACCGTCGACTACGCCCTCGCCAACAACGTCGAGAGACTTGTGGGCCGCGGCTCCGCCGGGTTAACGCTCACGGGCAACGCCCTCGACAACGCCATCTCCGGCGGCTCGGGCGACGACCGGCTTTCCGGCGGCGACGGCGCCGACCGCATCAGCGGCGGCGCCGGGAGCGACATCCTCATCGGCGGCGCCGGGAACGACATCCTCATCGGCGGCGACGGCGCCGACACCTTCGTCTTCACGGGCCTGGACGACAGCCGGGACACGATCACGAGCTTCGAGGCCGGCGTCGACAGCGTCGGGATCGACCTTGCGGGCTTCGGCCTCTCGTCGATCGAGGCCGGCATGTTCGCCTCGACCGCAGACGGCGTCGCCACCTCTGCCGAGACGCGCTTCGTTTACAACGAGACCAACGGCCGGCTGTTCTTCGACGCCGACGGCTCGGGCTCCGGCAAGGCCGTGCTGATCGCGACGCTCCGCGGCGCGCCGGCGCTCACGGCGGACGACTTCTCGGACGCCAGCCTGCTCGTCTGA